A genomic segment from Wolbachia endosymbiont of Ctenocephalides felis wCfeF encodes:
- a CDS encoding Dihydrofolate reductase → MMIIGVMAVDPQGVIGINNGLPWHYPSELEHFRQVTDKQVIVMGRKTFETMPQSILKDRVPIVFSRNKLSSCFNRGIKCTIVSSMQEFLSIQNSWNYSKIFMIGGAQIAHLFLEHDLISEFIITEIHKPYKGDVHFNLALLDG, encoded by the coding sequence ATGATGATTATCGGAGTTATGGCAGTTGATCCTCAGGGGGTAATTGGAATAAATAATGGATTGCCCTGGCATTATCCAAGTGAATTGGAGCATTTTCGCCAGGTGACTGACAAACAAGTTATTGTTATGGGAAGAAAGACTTTTGAAACCATGCCTCAAAGCATATTGAAGGATCGTGTTCCCATTGTTTTTTCTCGTAACAAGCTAAGTTCGTGTTTTAATAGAGGTATAAAATGTACTATTGTTTCTTCTATGCAAGAATTTCTATCGATTCAGAATAGTTGGAATTACTCCAAAATCTTCATGATTGGCGGAGCGCAGATAGCGCATCTTTTTTTAGAGCATGATCTAATCTCAGAATTTATCATAACAGAAATTCACAAACCTTATAAAGGTGATGTACATTTCAATTTAGCACTCCTTGATGGGTGA
- a CDS encoding Dihydropteroate synthase: MIYISIGSNIGNRLSNLQKAAQLLKERYFKDLKSSIVLETEAILPSGAPTEWDKPFFNMVVYGNCSVSPEELLKGLKQIECDIGRPQIHEKWAPRIIDLDILLWDDLTLDTPYLKVPHPELLSRPFLLHLMAMLSPMGNIPTTNKTFGTVAYGTPSVQGCFLKSFTLSPELVGIVNVTPDSFSDGGLYYEADQATKQALQLVSAGASVVDLGAQSTRPESSMQTPEEEYARLKPVLDNLSHYMKAGDIKVSIDSFWPDVILKALEHYNIAWINDVKGDLDNNTLKAIASSGCSIVIMHSLSIPPHKDNILPGDTDPINTINHWAEKSIDRLLALGFDKSSIIIDPGIGFGKSLYQNIWILRNIEALQSFGCKVLVGHSRKSFISSFSSEPAFNRDLETISTSSVLHNKVDFLRVHNVRDHMRFFVAQAALQG; this comes from the coding sequence ATGATTTATATTTCTATTGGCTCAAATATAGGAAATCGCCTTTCTAATTTACAAAAGGCTGCTCAGTTACTAAAGGAGCGCTATTTTAAAGATCTAAAATCTTCGATTGTCTTAGAAACTGAGGCTATTTTACCAAGTGGTGCTCCAACTGAGTGGGACAAGCCATTTTTTAATATGGTTGTGTATGGAAATTGCTCTGTTTCTCCTGAAGAGTTATTAAAAGGCCTAAAACAAATCGAATGTGACATTGGCCGTCCACAGATTCATGAAAAGTGGGCACCTCGTATTATCGACTTGGATATTTTATTATGGGATGATCTAACGCTCGATACACCCTACCTTAAAGTTCCTCACCCAGAATTGTTAAGCAGACCATTTTTGCTTCACTTGATGGCAATGCTCAGCCCCATGGGTAATATTCCAACAACTAACAAAACGTTTGGTACTGTTGCTTACGGCACTCCTAGCGTTCAAGGCTGCTTTTTAAAAAGTTTTACGCTTTCACCAGAGCTTGTGGGAATTGTCAACGTCACTCCCGATTCATTTTCAGATGGTGGTCTCTATTATGAGGCAGATCAAGCAACTAAGCAGGCATTGCAACTGGTATCAGCTGGTGCAAGCGTAGTTGATCTTGGTGCTCAATCAACAAGGCCTGAATCTTCGATGCAAACCCCAGAGGAAGAATATGCACGTTTAAAACCAGTACTTGACAATCTTAGTCATTATATGAAAGCTGGCGATATTAAAGTCAGTATTGACAGTTTCTGGCCGGATGTTATTTTAAAAGCTTTGGAGCACTATAATATTGCTTGGATAAACGATGTTAAAGGAGATCTAGATAATAATACCTTAAAAGCGATTGCTAGCAGTGGGTGTAGCATCGTTATTATGCATTCACTCTCTATACCACCACATAAGGACAACATTCTTCCAGGTGACACTGACCCCATCAATACCATAAATCACTGGGCAGAGAAAAGTATTGATAGATTACTAGCTCTAGGCTTTGACAAAAGCTCAATAATTATTGATCCTGGTATTGGCTTTGGAAAATCTCTATATCAGAATATCTGGATTTTGCGCAATATAGAAGCATTGCAAAGCTTCGGCTGTAAGGTTCTAGTTGGTCACTCTAGAAAGTCATTTATTTCTTCTTTTTCTTCAGAACCTGCCTTTAACCGAGATTTGGAAACAATTTCTACGTCATCTGTATTACACAATAAGGTTGATTTCCTTCGAGTGCATAATGTGCGCGATCACATGAGATTTTTTGTAGCCCAAGCTGCATTACAGGGATGA
- a CDS encoding Dihydroneopterin aldolase yields the protein MSACNLLISDLRLWVHLGCSTEEKFHSQLVSINVDFTFKSPPVGLITDRLEDTICYLEVVQSIQSLAQSKQFNLIEHFTHDVYVTISNLLMQKRQIISSIRVTTHKVAPPVPDVHGGVLFTYCNVLQEQEDN from the coding sequence ATGTCTGCATGCAATCTTCTTATATCTGATTTACGGCTTTGGGTTCATTTAGGCTGTAGTACAGAAGAGAAGTTTCATTCCCAATTAGTGAGTATTAACGTTGATTTTACCTTTAAGTCTCCTCCTGTAGGGCTTATAACTGATCGGCTTGAAGACACTATCTGCTATCTGGAGGTAGTGCAGAGTATACAATCGCTTGCTCAAAGCAAGCAATTCAATTTAATCGAGCATTTCACTCATGACGTATATGTAACCATTAGTAACCTTTTGATGCAGAAAAGGCAGATTATTTCTTCTATAAGAGTAACTACTCACAAAGTTGCACCACCCGTTCCCGATGTACATGGAGGTGTTCTCTTTACCTATTGCAATGTACTGCAAGAACAGGAAGATAACTAA
- a CDS encoding PqqC-like protein, producing the protein MHLLKHQFYQSWNEGNLSLEALQVYAKEYYHHVAAFPRYISGIHSLCPNLKMRQVLLGNLIEEEQGDENHPELWQRFAEGLGVSRSDLREDAQIKETQELVDGYFDIVQSGFAMGLGALYAYERQTPEVSKSKIEGLKKHYSIDDERSLQFFTVHMNADEWHSEECANLITDLNEEEQGKVMQGAKKGAKLLWGFLDGMMNANVCH; encoded by the coding sequence TTGCATTTATTAAAACATCAGTTTTACCAATCCTGGAATGAAGGAAATTTGAGTCTTGAAGCTCTACAAGTTTACGCTAAGGAATACTATCATCATGTTGCTGCATTTCCTCGTTATATTAGTGGTATACATTCTTTGTGCCCAAATCTGAAAATGCGACAAGTTTTGCTTGGTAACTTAATAGAAGAAGAACAAGGCGATGAAAATCACCCAGAGTTATGGCAACGTTTTGCTGAAGGGCTTGGTGTCTCACGGTCCGATCTGCGTGAAGATGCACAGATTAAGGAGACACAAGAATTGGTCGATGGTTACTTCGATATTGTACAATCAGGCTTTGCAATGGGCCTTGGGGCTCTTTATGCCTATGAACGTCAAACTCCAGAGGTTTCTAAGTCTAAAATTGAAGGTCTGAAAAAGCACTACTCAATAGATGACGAGCGTTCTCTCCAATTTTTTACGGTTCACATGAATGCTGATGAATGGCACTCTGAGGAGTGTGCAAACCTTATTACGGATTTAAATGAAGAAGAACAAGGGAAAGTTATGCAAGGTGCTAAAAAAGGAGCAAAACTTTTATGGGGTTTTCTTGATGGAATGATGAATGCTAACGTGTGTCATTAG
- a CDS encoding DnaJ-like protein DjlA has product MNSILSRFLNEFNGSRSYTKNEAGDNMSTDEALKILGLNPEASKNEINKAYQNLMKLVHPDKGGSEYFAQKLNAARDRLLRR; this is encoded by the coding sequence ATGAATTCTATATTGAGTAGATTTTTGAATGAATTTAATGGCAGTAGAAGTTATACTAAAAATGAAGCCGGTGATAATATGTCCACAGATGAGGCACTGAAAATATTGGGGCTAAATCCTGAAGCAAGCAAAAATGAAATCAATAAAGCATATCAAAATTTAATGAAGTTAGTTCACCCAGATAAAGGAGGCTCAGAATATTTTGCACAAAAGTTAAATGCAGCACGTGATAGGTTGCTGAGGAGATAA
- a CDS encoding Fe/S biogenesis protein NfuA, translating to MVNNMFIQIEETPNPNTLKFLPGFAILNEGETADFSNTDEIKNSKLAANLFQIEHVMRVFFGHDFISVTKPDGINWDILKVEILTTIMDHFTSGGKALDKEGANDNNIPDEEFFDESDIEIVNRIKELMESYIKPAVAQDGGDIKFRGYKDGIVYVELQGACSGCPSAAITLKQGVQNMLCYHIPEVSGIETIL from the coding sequence ATGGTAAACAACATGTTCATTCAAATTGAAGAGACACCAAACCCAAACACGCTAAAATTTCTTCCTGGGTTTGCAATTTTAAACGAAGGAGAAACGGCTGATTTTTCAAATACGGATGAAATAAAAAATTCTAAACTAGCAGCAAACCTTTTTCAAATAGAACATGTGATGAGAGTATTTTTTGGTCATGATTTTATTTCAGTTACAAAACCAGATGGTATTAATTGGGACATATTAAAAGTGGAAATTTTAACCACGATTATGGATCACTTTACTTCTGGTGGAAAAGCACTTGATAAGGAAGGGGCGAATGATAATAATATACCAGACGAAGAATTTTTTGATGAAAGTGATATAGAAATTGTAAACAGGATAAAAGAGTTGATGGAAAGCTATATTAAACCTGCAGTTGCTCAAGATGGTGGTGATATCAAGTTTCGTGGCTATAAAGACGGAATAGTTTACGTTGAGCTGCAAGGAGCTTGTTCTGGATGTCCAAGTGCTGCAATTACTCTCAAACAAGGAGTGCAAAATATGCTGTGCTATCACATACCAGAAGTTTCGGGTATAGAAACTATACTATGA
- a CDS encoding Histidine--tRNA ligase has protein sequence MINQTVRGTKDLLFDEWYRFKYVQQTASEISSLYGFLPAETPIFEYTEVFTKTLGDSSDIINKEMYTLNDKGGKSITLRPEFTAAVVRLLIEKKLQTPIKLFSTGPAFRYERPQKGRQRQFHQINFEAFGIEDPKADIELITLAQHLLTEFGIDKNVRLEINSLGDGETISKYREALISYFKKFQNDLSEDSQNRLVKNPLRILDSKDKTDKEIISGAPKISDYYTKESLSFFEQILNGLTILDIPYTVNDKLVRGLDYYCHTVFEFVTEDLGSQGAVFAGGRYDNLVSSVGGKHTPATGFAGGIERIMELANCFVKEERAVYLIPIGKEAEKHALTLANELRRNGLYVIYEYSGTLKTRMKKANQADAKVALIFGDEELSSKTLKIKDMDLGEEKTVARSNIIKSIHQVYGKNRKSRFC, from the coding sequence ATGATTAATCAAACAGTTAGAGGAACAAAAGATCTTCTGTTTGATGAATGGTATAGGTTTAAATATGTTCAACAAACAGCGAGTGAAATTTCAAGTTTATATGGCTTTTTGCCTGCTGAAACTCCAATATTTGAATATACAGAAGTCTTCACAAAAACTTTAGGTGATAGCTCAGATATCATCAATAAAGAGATGTATACCTTGAATGATAAAGGAGGCAAGAGCATAACTTTACGTCCTGAGTTCACCGCAGCGGTTGTCAGGCTTTTGATTGAAAAAAAACTGCAAACACCAATAAAATTATTCTCGACGGGACCTGCATTTCGCTATGAAAGACCGCAAAAGGGAAGACAAAGACAATTTCATCAGATAAATTTTGAAGCTTTTGGCATAGAAGATCCAAAAGCAGATATTGAATTGATTACACTTGCTCAGCATCTATTAACTGAATTTGGTATCGATAAAAATGTAAGGCTGGAAATTAATTCTTTGGGCGATGGTGAAACAATAAGTAAGTATAGAGAAGCCTTGATATCATATTTTAAAAAGTTTCAAAACGACCTATCAGAAGATAGCCAAAATCGATTGGTTAAGAACCCACTCAGAATATTAGATTCCAAGGACAAGACAGATAAAGAAATAATTTCTGGCGCACCTAAAATCAGTGACTATTATACGAAAGAGTCCTTGAGTTTCTTCGAGCAAATACTAAATGGATTAACAATTCTTGATATACCTTATACTGTAAACGATAAATTGGTCCGAGGTTTGGATTATTATTGCCACACAGTGTTTGAATTTGTCACAGAAGATTTAGGTAGCCAAGGAGCAGTTTTTGCAGGGGGAAGGTATGATAATCTAGTATCTTCAGTAGGTGGGAAACATACTCCGGCAACAGGATTTGCAGGAGGTATTGAGCGCATAATGGAACTAGCCAACTGTTTCGTGAAAGAGGAAAGAGCTGTTTATCTAATTCCTATTGGCAAAGAGGCTGAAAAGCATGCTCTGACACTTGCGAATGAGCTGCGCAGAAATGGTTTATATGTAATCTATGAGTATAGCGGAACTCTCAAAACCCGAATGAAAAAAGCAAATCAAGCGGATGCTAAAGTTGCACTTATTTTTGGTGATGAAGAACTGAGCAGCAAAACTTTAAAGATTAAAGATATGGATCTAGGTGAAGAAAAAACGGTTGCCCGTAGTAACATAATAAAAAGCATTCATCAAGTGTATGGTAAGAACCGCAAGAGCAGGTTTTGTTAG
- a CDS encoding Cytochrome b561 has product MEDNKYSLGLRIIHWLMAVFIIGMLCSGFYMKSLPASNEFKFSIYAIHKACGVTVFGLAVIRIFFRAFTCIPPLPANFSRLIINASKAVHFGLYSLMILMPLSGYVMSSASGKKIKYFFHIPLLISKNKELASAANGLHSILAYFIIFLIVLHILAALKHTLIDKQNIFKRII; this is encoded by the coding sequence ATGGAAGACAATAAATATAGCTTAGGTTTAAGGATTATCCATTGGTTGATGGCTGTTTTTATTATTGGTATGCTTTGCTCTGGGTTTTATATGAAAAGCTTGCCAGCTAGCAATGAGTTTAAATTCAGCATATATGCTATTCACAAGGCTTGCGGAGTCACTGTTTTTGGATTGGCCGTAATACGCATATTTTTTCGCGCCTTTACTTGCATTCCGCCACTTCCAGCAAATTTTTCTCGGCTTATAATCAATGCGAGTAAAGCAGTACACTTTGGTTTATATTCTTTGATGATACTCATGCCATTATCTGGTTATGTCATGTCTTCTGCCTCTGGCAAAAAGATCAAGTATTTTTTTCATATCCCTTTGTTGATCAGTAAAAACAAAGAACTAGCGAGTGCTGCCAATGGGCTACATTCAATACTTGCGTACTTTATAATATTCCTTATAGTCTTGCATATACTTGCTGCTTTAAAACACACATTAATAGATAAGCAAAACATTTTTAAACGCATTATATAG
- a CDS encoding Nitronate monooxygenase, protein MLSNLWKKGTGFLGSEFAIMGGAMSWVSERNLVSAISNAGGFGVIACGAMSPELLKKEITETQKLTDKPFGINLITMHPNLSELIDICIEAKVSHIVLAGGLPTKPSIEKIKNVGTKVMCFAPSLSLAKRLVKIGVDALIIEGMEAGGHVGPVSTSVLAQEILPYFKNEQTPVFVAGGIGRGEMIVNYLEMGASGCQIGTLFVCTNESIAHKNFKEVFIKSAARNAVSSVQISADFPVIPVRAIANKASDDFVKHQREVIDKYQKGQISKEDGQLEIEKFWAGALRRAVIEGDIETGSLMAGQSVGMVDRERPVKEVIDMLIQQANNYIENKSVEVENSIISKANISQ, encoded by the coding sequence ATGTTAAGCAATCTCTGGAAAAAAGGAACGGGTTTTCTTGGTAGTGAGTTTGCAATAATGGGTGGTGCTATGAGCTGGGTCTCAGAGAGGAACTTGGTTTCAGCAATCTCAAACGCTGGTGGTTTTGGTGTAATTGCGTGTGGTGCTATGTCTCCAGAATTGCTGAAAAAAGAAATCACAGAGACACAAAAACTAACTGATAAGCCATTTGGCATCAATCTAATCACTATGCACCCAAACTTGAGTGAGTTGATAGACATATGTATTGAAGCAAAAGTAAGCCACATAGTTCTTGCCGGTGGGTTACCGACAAAACCTAGTATAGAAAAAATCAAGAATGTGGGCACTAAAGTTATGTGTTTTGCACCGTCATTGAGCCTTGCAAAAAGGCTAGTGAAAATAGGGGTGGATGCATTAATAATAGAAGGAATGGAAGCAGGTGGGCATGTAGGTCCAGTTAGCACTTCTGTTCTCGCGCAAGAGATATTGCCTTACTTTAAAAATGAGCAAACACCAGTGTTTGTTGCAGGTGGAATAGGAAGGGGCGAAATGATAGTGAATTACCTAGAAATGGGAGCAAGTGGCTGTCAAATAGGTACATTATTTGTCTGCACAAACGAGTCGATTGCCCACAAAAATTTTAAGGAGGTGTTTATTAAGTCAGCTGCACGTAACGCGGTTTCTTCTGTACAAATAAGTGCTGATTTTCCTGTAATTCCAGTAAGAGCCATAGCTAACAAAGCAAGTGATGACTTTGTGAAGCACCAAAGAGAAGTTATTGATAAGTACCAAAAAGGACAGATTTCAAAAGAAGACGGACAACTTGAAATAGAAAAGTTCTGGGCTGGAGCTCTAAGAAGAGCAGTGATTGAAGGAGATATTGAAACAGGATCTTTAATGGCCGGTCAAAGCGTTGGCATGGTTGATAGGGAAAGACCCGTAAAAGAAGTGATAGATATGTTAATTCAACAGGCGAACAATTATATCGAAAACAAATCTGTAGAAGTGGAAAACTCAATCATTAGCAAAGCAAATATCAGCCAATAA
- a CDS encoding Type IV secretion system protein virB4: MQPKIPAINTKLEKKNNLALLESIDLDFIPYACHYDEETILTKQGELLKIIKLEDYSSADNYSDLRTEIRKSISKNIDSLYFTVWIHTARKRNKLSLKWNKTGDFSDKLHSTWLNKLTGSKLQYTNELYVVVLFSNFGEHTNNSFFLSRIKNQHKLSLQENHRELQRVTDLIQSDLEPFGAKKLGLRFSECKMYSEMMEFLHYIVTLTHKDYPICERDLSQHVKNLKVAFGFNTFQTTFENQQKFGSIFCIKEYREIPLENIDRCLQLDSEFIITEIIIFTSNNKAVKEFKKQINMLQVSEDGTLLQNPEIKEIIELEKTSAIDFCQQKIIFTIFADDRKRLAENISDLSAVMSLVGLMMFRADLHMEDHFWAQLPGNFTFVTQPKNILKKYACSFAMLHDFTSGTLKGGRWKEAVTVFFSKKGCPYFFNFHGKKNNGHTTILGAPNSGRTSLINFLLSESRKFDPRIVILDNTGKSIIFTKAVSGKYYIIDPKYKDKSLKFNPLNIEDSASNRNMLVELIKRMVADTNLVDVEEKIKKIVDSIFAIPRESRSISQISEVLLLLGGKINKWCNDGEFAYLFQDGDESDIEWEMRTISLNTANLTKRKECMSVILYYFLYSFEAKCDGSPAILVLDEAWEISNIFPTEKEFDNWMHRMTKLNVVVILSTENLNLAFASKFTQYLDKHVDTRILMPNVNANRLYMKAFSLSKEELNIILQTPTQEGLFLIKQYKGLVTLNLDLKDMQEIHILSANKDTIKYMYEAIKEKGEEVRKWLPVFYEKCKA, from the coding sequence ATGCAGCCAAAAATACCAGCAATTAACACTAAGCTTGAAAAAAAGAATAATTTAGCATTATTAGAAAGCATTGATTTAGATTTTATCCCTTACGCTTGTCATTATGACGAAGAAACCATACTAACAAAACAGGGAGAATTATTAAAAATAATCAAGTTAGAAGATTATTCCTCTGCTGATAACTACAGCGACCTTAGAACTGAAATTAGAAAAAGCATATCAAAAAATATCGATAGCTTATATTTCACCGTTTGGATTCATACTGCCCGAAAACGCAATAAACTGAGCTTAAAATGGAATAAAACTGGAGACTTTTCTGATAAGCTACATTCAACGTGGCTTAATAAACTTACAGGTAGTAAACTGCAGTATACAAACGAGTTATACGTCGTGGTATTATTTAGCAATTTTGGCGAGCATACTAATAATTCATTTTTTCTTAGTAGAATAAAAAATCAGCATAAGCTGTCTCTACAAGAAAACCATCGGGAATTACAAAGGGTAACTGATTTAATTCAAAGTGATTTGGAGCCTTTCGGAGCTAAAAAGCTGGGTCTAAGGTTTAGTGAGTGTAAAATGTATTCTGAAATGATGGAATTTCTCCATTATATTGTTACGTTAACACACAAAGACTACCCAATATGTGAAAGGGACCTGTCGCAACATGTCAAAAACTTAAAGGTAGCTTTTGGTTTTAACACATTTCAAACAACATTTGAAAATCAACAGAAATTTGGTTCTATTTTTTGTATAAAGGAATATCGGGAAATCCCTTTAGAAAATATAGATAGGTGTTTACAACTTGACTCTGAGTTTATTATTACAGAAATAATAATATTCACTAGTAATAACAAAGCAGTCAAAGAATTCAAAAAACAAATCAATATGCTGCAAGTCAGTGAGGATGGTACCTTGCTTCAAAACCCAGAAATCAAAGAAATAATAGAACTTGAAAAAACTTCTGCTATAGACTTTTGTCAGCAGAAAATTATTTTTACAATCTTTGCTGACGATAGAAAGAGATTAGCTGAAAACATCAGCGATTTGTCCGCCGTAATGTCGTTAGTCGGTTTGATGATGTTTAGAGCTGATCTACATATGGAAGATCATTTTTGGGCACAACTTCCAGGCAATTTTACTTTTGTTACACAACCGAAAAATATATTAAAAAAATATGCCTGCAGCTTTGCTATGCTACATGATTTTACGTCAGGTACATTAAAAGGAGGAAGGTGGAAGGAAGCAGTAACGGTCTTTTTCTCAAAAAAAGGGTGCCCTTACTTTTTTAATTTTCATGGAAAGAAAAACAATGGTCATACTACGATACTTGGCGCTCCGAATTCGGGCAGAACTTCACTAATTAATTTCCTGTTGTCAGAGTCAAGAAAATTTGATCCTAGAATTGTCATATTAGACAACACCGGAAAGTCAATAATTTTTACTAAAGCGGTGAGCGGTAAATATTACATAATTGATCCAAAATATAAAGATAAAAGCTTGAAATTTAATCCACTAAACATTGAAGATAGTGCTTCCAATCGCAATATGCTAGTTGAACTGATCAAAAGAATGGTGGCTGATACAAACTTGGTGGATGTGGAAGAGAAGATAAAAAAAATTGTGGATTCTATATTTGCTATACCAAGGGAATCGCGCTCTATTTCACAAATTTCTGAAGTGCTCTTACTCCTTGGGGGCAAGATAAATAAATGGTGCAATGATGGCGAGTTTGCTTATTTATTTCAAGATGGTGATGAATCGGACATTGAATGGGAAATGAGAACTATATCTCTCAATACTGCAAACCTTACGAAACGAAAGGAATGTATGTCCGTGATACTTTACTATTTCTTATACTCTTTTGAAGCAAAATGTGATGGCTCGCCTGCAATACTTGTTTTGGATGAAGCATGGGAAATAAGTAATATTTTTCCTACAGAGAAAGAGTTTGATAACTGGATGCACAGGATGACAAAATTAAATGTTGTGGTAATTCTAAGTACTGAGAACTTAAACCTGGCATTTGCTAGCAAATTTACTCAATATCTGGATAAACACGTTGATACAAGGATTTTGATGCCGAACGTCAATGCAAATAGGTTATACATGAAAGCATTTTCTCTATCGAAAGAGGAACTGAACATAATCCTGCAAACACCGACACAAGAAGGTTTATTTTTGATAAAGCAGTACAAAGGACTAGTAACTTTAAATTTAGATTTGAAAGATATGCAAGAAATACACATACTTTCAGCTAATAAAGATACTATAAAGTATATGTACGAAGCAATAAAAGAAAAAGGGGAAGAAGTTAGAAAGTGGTTACCGGTGTTTTATGAGAAGTGTAAGGCTTAA
- a CDS encoding Dihydrolipoyllysine-residue acetyltransferase component of pyruvate dehydrogenase complex, with translation MPIEILMPALSPTMSKTGGKIVKWCKKEQDRVEVGDVIAEIETDKAIMEFESVDEGVLAKILVSEGASGVPVNQPIALMLEEGEDSSALDSCVSASTTNVEAKKEVEAHSSVSSNPSVSSNPSMLSNPSMSSQCLTLGSRKEEDTKTTESRIKISPLAKKIAQNENVDIKRLKGTGPYGRIIKADVLEFLDGGVQIENRERSSEDFIVEASNMRQVIAQRLVESKQNIPHFYLTVDCRVDKLISLKNEINSADENNKVTINDLIIKAVAFSMKKFPDVNSSWIDDKILKYANIDISIAVALEDGLITPIVKNADKKSILSISKEVKDLVSRARSGKLRPEEFQGGGFTISNLGMFGIKTFSAIINPPQSCIMAVGTSKKQPIVINEKIEIAEIMMVTLSVDHRTVDGALGAKFLNAFKHYIENPLAMLLESA, from the coding sequence ATGCCCATAGAAATATTAATGCCTGCTCTTTCCCCGACAATGAGCAAAACTGGGGGAAAAATCGTAAAGTGGTGTAAAAAAGAGCAGGATAGAGTTGAAGTAGGTGATGTAATTGCTGAAATAGAGACTGATAAAGCCATAATGGAGTTCGAGTCTGTGGATGAAGGGGTTTTAGCAAAAATTCTAGTATCGGAGGGAGCAAGTGGCGTGCCTGTAAATCAACCAATAGCTCTAATGCTGGAGGAAGGAGAAGATAGTAGTGCACTTGATAGCTGTGTTTCAGCTTCTACTACCAATGTTGAAGCTAAGAAAGAAGTTGAAGCACACTCTTCAGTGTCATCCAACCCTTCAGTGTCATCCAATCCTTCAATGTTATCCAACCCCTCAATGTCATCCCAGTGCTTGACACTGGGATCCAGAAAAGAAGAAGATACCAAAACAACAGAAAGTAGAATAAAAATAAGCCCACTAGCCAAGAAAATAGCTCAAAATGAAAATGTGGATATAAAACGACTAAAAGGTACCGGACCATATGGCCGTATCATTAAAGCTGACGTATTGGAGTTTTTAGACGGTGGTGTACAAATTGAAAATCGTGAAAGATCGAGCGAAGACTTTATAGTCGAAGCAAGCAACATGCGCCAGGTGATAGCACAACGCCTGGTTGAGTCTAAACAGAATATACCGCATTTTTATTTAACTGTAGACTGCCGGGTTGATAAGCTGATATCGCTCAAAAACGAGATTAATTCAGCAGATGAAAACAATAAAGTAACAATTAATGATCTAATTATAAAAGCTGTGGCTTTCAGCATGAAGAAATTTCCTGATGTAAATTCTTCCTGGATAGATGATAAGATACTGAAATATGCAAATATAGATATTTCAATCGCCGTAGCACTTGAAGATGGACTAATCACCCCCATAGTAAAAAATGCTGATAAAAAAAGTATTTTATCTATATCAAAAGAAGTGAAGGATCTGGTAAGCAGAGCAAGATCTGGAAAATTAAGACCTGAAGAATTTCAAGGAGGAGGGTTTACTATTTCCAACTTAGGCATGTTTGGTATAAAAACTTTCAGCGCTATAATTAACCCGCCGCAGTCCTGCATTATGGCTGTTGGTACATCCAAGAAACAGCCTATTGTTATCAATGAAAAAATAGAGATAGCAGAAATAATGATGGTAACACTTTCTGTTGACCATAGAACAGTTGATGGAGCACTAGGGGCAAAATTTTTAAACGCCTTTAAGCATTATATAGAGAATCCTCTAGCGATGCTTCTTGAGTCTGCGTAG
- a CDS encoding 30S ribosomal protein S16, translating to MAVKIRLARFGKKKRPFYRIVVANSLAPRDGRFIERIGQYDPMLPKDNKNRVVVKVDRLEHWLNVGAQPTKRVLWFIEKGMIALETKKKRIEVKKTEEKKVATQKVKEQEA from the coding sequence ATGGCAGTTAAAATAAGGTTGGCAAGGTTTGGTAAAAAGAAACGCCCTTTTTACAGGATAGTTGTAGCTAATTCGCTGGCACCAAGAGATGGGCGTTTTATTGAGAGAATAGGGCAATATGACCCGATGCTACCAAAAGACAACAAAAATCGTGTTGTGGTAAAAGTTGATAGGTTAGAACATTGGTTAAATGTGGGTGCGCAACCAACCAAGAGAGTGCTATGGTTCATTGAAAAAGGCATGATCGCTTTAGAAACAAAAAAGAAGAGGATAGAAGTAAAAAAAACAGAGGAAAAGAAAGTAGCAACACAGAAAGTGAAAGAACAAGAGGCATAA